atatagctgtcattcaaactgaCAGTTACGATCTCCTTTCAGAGAACGtacatttataaatgtaaatataaatataaatttataaatgtacgTTCTCTGCtccttttttcaaaatgtcaaGAAATTGTAATacgttatttatttatagaagagcaataagaatttgatttaatttttttttattaaactctgctttattttatttataaacattattTTGCTTTCCTCATAATACCTTATTTTTACACGCAAATAAACTTAGTTTCATTGACGCTATAAGACGTATTTAATACAACTGTATAGACAATAAATATAGTAATataagtacatttttttttaaacaaaagtgGAATATATTCACTAAAAGCTGCAAGTTTTGGTTCAATTGtgctaaatgcaaaaaattttaaatttttactagtGTACAAAGCAAGCGAAAAATGTGAAATGTTATTTAGCGACTAAAATGcgatcaaatatttaatatattaaaaaaaaaccattgcTGGTCATAGCAAAAATTGATATTTATCAAGTAGAATGATCAAACATTGAACAAACTAAAAAGTTGACGTGATGTGCACATGCACAAAGAATGCCTCAAAtgtaatttacttttaaatatgtatgtatgttgcagattaatatttaaattgaacaCTGCAGAATTACTTTCGTTTCGATTTCGTGTTTTAGTACAACTTGATTTAATCATATTTACTATTCGTTagttatttcaactttttttttattggtttgtCATGAAGCTCATTGTCATCAGCGGCGACGTGTTAATGCTATTTTAATATTGATTGATGTTTCATCATACATCATTCTATAGGCAAGTGTGTTTCGCCTCCTTGTGGAGGAAAAGTAACTAAATACTACTAGCTAAAGTTCAAGTATCAGCTTTTTTACATTGGGATTCATGAGGCATTTCCTACTAAGCCTTATAAACGGCGTGTATGCACATGAAACTGTGtggggtgtatgtgtgtgtgtgcaaactAAATGTTTGCAATTCGAATTTTATACTTTGCTcttaattattattgtatacTCGTAATTATTGTTTTGCCGTGTTGTGATTTTTCcgcaattttgtgttttttgttaataagtgctgcattcatttttaaatttaattcaatctTAACCATATACAGTATTTAAGCTCACAGCTTCAGCGTCAACTTTAACATTAGctgaaatactttttcaaattagAATACTTTCGTTGGCAGTTTACGCGCGCGCTCCAATACTTTTTAccgcttttacttttatttttaagctcAGCATACCGCTCTTGATATCAACATACATCGTAAAAGATCACATACTAGCCCGAAAATTGCACAGCGCTCTTTCCCCCATCCTTAGCTTCAACATGTTTTAGTATCTATAGTAATTGGGCTTGAATGGCCCGGCTTTGTTGAGACCCATATATTTCGCCTGCTCATCGGTTAATTCTGTTAGATGTGCATCGAAGGTGGGCAAGTGTAAGCTTGCCACATATTCGTCCATTTTCTTTGGCAGCAAATACACGTCGGACTTGTAGCGGCCAGGTGGCGCATTGAACAATTCGATAAGTGCGAGTGCCTGTGTGGCTGAAGTAATTGACACAGCGAACGACGGTATGCTGGAGCATGACAAATTGACGAGACGTCCCTCAGCTAATAGTATGATGTACTTGCCCTCCGGCCAGATAATATGATCGACTTGTGAGCGTACTTTCTCCCACGTCAAGTCCGGTGTACGCAAACCATTTACATCGATTTCGGTATTTGAGTGACCCATATTACATATAATGCAACCGCTCTTCATTTTATCCATGTGTTCGCGTACGACGACATTTTTATTGCCGGTCGCTGTGACCACAATGTCCACATTGCGTATCACCTCGTTCAGCTTCACCACACGGAAGCCATCCATGCTGGCTTGTAGTGCACAAATCGGATCTATCTCGGTTATATATACAATGCATCCTTGACCCTTTAATGCTTGTGCACAGCCTTTGCCAACATCACCATAACCGCAAACGACCACTTGCTTGCCGCCGAACATAACGTCCGTTGAGCGTTTCAAACTGTCGAGTATGGATTCTTTGCAGCTGTAGAGATTGTCGAATTTGGTCTTCGTTACCGAATCGTTGACATTCATTGCAGGCACCGTTAGTTTACCGGCTTTCGACAACTGATACAAGCGATGAACACCGGTGACGCTTTCCTCCACAATACCCTTCACGAGCTTGAACATGGTGGGGTATTTCTTCAGCATTAAATGTGTGGCATCGCCACCATCATCCAATATCATATTCGGCTGCCAGCTCTCCGCATTCACACAGCGATCGATGCACCACCAGAAATCTTCCTCCGTCTCGCCGCGCCATGCAAAGATGGGTATGTCGGCTTCGGCCAATGCAGCTGCTACTTCATTCTGCAAATATAAGTAGTTTGAAGGAATGAGAAGAGTAGACAATTAGCACTTGCTTTTAAAAATGGTTCATCTTGAATACCATAGAGTGGTCtaacaaaaatgttgaatgATCTGTTA
This genomic stretch from Bactrocera dorsalis isolate Fly_Bdor chromosome 5, ASM2337382v1, whole genome shotgun sequence harbors:
- the LOC105225053 gene encoding adenosylhomocysteinase-like 1 gives rise to the protein MNNLPDTPVPDPGSSGDKQEVTTTVPNKSSALKKTSRYRSRSLSASSTDSFSSASYTGSSSDDGDDVPPREKVQKNTKGNSDFCVRNIAGQHAFGRREIEIAEQEMPGIMALRKRAADDKPLKDAKIVGCTHINAQTAVLIETLVELGASVRWAACNIYSTQNEVAAALAEADIPIFAWRGETEEDFWWCIDRCVNAESWQPNMILDDGGDATHLMLKKYPTMFKLVKGIVEESVTGVHRLYQLSKAGKLTVPAMNVNDSVTKTKFDNLYSCKESILDSLKRSTDVMFGGKQVVVCGYGDVGKGCAQALKGQGCIVYITEIDPICALQASMDGFRVVKLNEVIRNVDIVVTATGNKNVVVREHMDKMKSGCIICNMGHSNTEIDVNGLRTPDLTWEKVRSQVDHIIWPEGKYIILLAEGRLVNLSCSSIPSFAVSITSATQALALIELFNAPPGRYKSDVYLLPKKMDEYVASLHLPTFDAHLTELTDEQAKYMGLNKAGPFKPNYYRY